TCGAGGCGCTGCTGCACGTTGCTGTGATTTGCTTATAGCCCCCGCTCCCGGCACTAACCAGTCTGTGATTTCTGTCCCTTCTATTTTTCCCCCCTCCCTGTAGGTTAATGGTTTTGTAATCTTGTTGCctgaaattatatttttttgacagGTTTTTTTTGCGTCTTGTTTAATTGGGATGAATAGCTCTATAGCAGATCACTTTGAGTTGGGCCGGGCTCGATCAGCCACACCTTCCTTCAATACACGGTGCACATTCCGTCTGGCCCAGCCCGCCCGCGTTCACAAAGACTACACAGGGGACACGTTTGTGGAGACGGGAGAAACTTTATTCACACGAGACTCCGAGAACAATCTGGGTTATTCACGGAACGGCGCAATTTTCAGTCATTCATTCATGCAAATAAtgactgaaatttattttcaattttgatcgGTTGCAAATAATTGCTACCGGTcttaattgattttcaattcgaACCATCCAAAAATAATTTAGACGCACGTGAATGATCTATCCGTAGAGCCTTCTTTGCGAAATGATCGCAATAAGATTTTCCGTTGGAGAGGAGACAAAAGCGGTAACCGATACCATACATCTCGCACGTACTAGAAACTTCGTCAGCCAACACTTCACACTTCTCCGCATCGATTCGATAATCCCCGAAGGTACTAGAATTCTCCTTTTACTTCTCATACATAAATACCCAACACGTCACTCCTCTCTCCTCACTTCATCATCAACCAACAACAAATCAAAGCAATCGTTCCAGCGTCCAACATTCTCGCCATCCAAACCCTCAACCAATCccacaccaaaaccaaaaaaatgtctCTAATCCCAAGCTTCTTCGGCAACCGACGAGGCAACAGCGCTAACAGCAGCATCTTCGATCCCTTCCCCCTCGACGTCTGGGACCCATTCCGGACCTTTCCCCAATTCCCCGAACTCTCCCGCGAGAACTCGGCGTTCGTGACCACGCGCGTCGACTGGAAGGAGACCCCGGAGGCGCACGTGTTCAAGGCGGACCTGCCGGGGCTGAAGAAGGAGGAGGTGAAGGTGGAGGTCGAGGACGACAGGGTGTTGCAGATCAGCGGGGAGAGGAGCGTGGAGAAGGAGGAGAAGGATGAGGCGTGGCACCGGGTGGAGAGGAGCAGCGGGAAGTTCGTGAGGCGGTTCAGGCTGCCGGAGAACGCGAAGATGGATCAGGTAAAGGCGGCGATGGAGAACGGGGTTCTGACCGTGACGGTTCCGAAGGAGGAGGTGAAGAAGCCCGATGGTAAAAG
The sequence above is a segment of the Rhododendron vialii isolate Sample 1 chromosome 13a, ASM3025357v1 genome. Coding sequences within it:
- the LOC131314303 gene encoding 17.3 kDa class I heat shock protein-like, yielding MSLIPSFFGNRRGNSANSSIFDPFPLDVWDPFRTFPQFPELSRENSAFVTTRVDWKETPEAHVFKADLPGLKKEEVKVEVEDDRVLQISGERSVEKEEKDEAWHRVERSSGKFVRRFRLPENAKMDQVKAAMENGVLTVTVPKEEVKKPDGKSIEISG